Proteins from one Shewanella pealeana ATCC 700345 genomic window:
- a CDS encoding diguanylate cyclase domain-containing protein has protein sequence MKTITCLLLTIATMFVTFPTLSDVAVDKSPLIISMSNDTYPFQFVDENNQPSGFLVDIWLEWSKQTQTQVIFKPADWITSLSDLALGRADVHIGMAKTSARDLQYDFSSKIASVNSYLYLNYQLPIPLSFSDIIPYRVGVVKGAAQIEILKSLEPKLTFAYFDNRTELLKSVIDEEILVFVGLEGFLRESQINNTISVKYPLENRKLISSFSLYPALKEENKALASKITSGFEAISPEVIEELRHKWLGNLRYQNDIVIAMQMGVEPFADIGTDGFPHGLLIDIWKLWSEKTGLPIRFVAGSMKQSIDNVKRGIADVHLGYPESASMQTGLNRAHTIYRVTSRLFSFEKPLQNVDELKGKVVAVSPTSPYLSELIDTLPESEIRYYHSVDSMIEASQRGEISAFVAAAAWTQHYLLLNHNWDQFYQYMALEFKTDLYVLNRGSQQGFADRISAGFTLISQSELAQIERKWMLNPEDRIFKSQQSLINLTPVQQRIIDEIGTVKVGYLRNWRPMEYQKAGQYAGVNSEIVNIIANELGLDIETQVYDEWGSLLDALIRGEVDMAGSVAKTPEREFQLSFTDSYWPSPWGVVTSLNSVSTYSLDELSGQRIAVIEGYHIVGELMRKYPNLKLILVPDSDAGLRAVSQAQADVFIDKVVNLNSGIRRGQYANLKMSMLVDFAEQRSHFGIHHTKEALLPLINAVLANIDSTRQQQIHQKWASQTVEFGREEYENKVKIGILVLSMLTIVVFIALLANKRLRKEVALRIEAENKMAHFAKHDSLTQLPNRALIEDRLEQAILQHARDTAQFAVVFIDLDKFKQVNDRYGHQVGDKLLVHVSEVLTNGIRRSDTVGRLGGDEFVIILNDIKDLKSVYDVTENLLASLSKPFLISEQTVSVSASIGIAVYPKDGECIDALLKTADQQMYRVKNAGGRAYRST, from the coding sequence TTGAAAACTATCACTTGTTTATTGCTCACAATAGCAACAATGTTTGTCACATTTCCGACTCTGTCAGACGTGGCTGTAGATAAGTCTCCGCTCATCATATCGATGAGTAATGATACTTATCCTTTCCAGTTTGTGGATGAAAACAATCAACCCAGTGGGTTCTTGGTTGATATTTGGTTGGAATGGTCGAAACAGACTCAAACCCAAGTGATTTTTAAACCTGCGGATTGGATTACTTCTTTAAGTGACTTAGCGCTAGGAAGGGCTGATGTTCACATCGGCATGGCGAAAACAAGCGCAAGAGACCTGCAGTATGATTTTTCATCAAAAATAGCCAGTGTAAACAGTTACCTTTATCTAAATTATCAGCTACCTATCCCATTAAGTTTTTCTGACATCATTCCATACAGAGTTGGGGTTGTAAAAGGCGCAGCCCAGATCGAAATTTTGAAGTCTCTGGAGCCAAAACTTACATTTGCCTATTTTGATAATCGTACTGAACTGCTGAAGTCGGTAATTGATGAGGAGATTCTTGTATTTGTGGGCTTAGAAGGCTTTCTAAGAGAAAGCCAAATTAACAACACTATATCCGTTAAATATCCGCTCGAGAACCGTAAGCTCATCTCTTCGTTTTCCCTCTATCCAGCATTAAAGGAAGAAAATAAAGCATTAGCATCAAAAATCACATCAGGATTTGAGGCAATCAGTCCAGAGGTTATCGAAGAACTTAGGCACAAATGGCTGGGCAACCTTAGATACCAAAATGATATCGTGATTGCGATGCAAATGGGGGTTGAACCATTTGCTGATATCGGCACTGACGGCTTCCCCCATGGTTTGTTAATCGATATTTGGAAGTTATGGTCTGAGAAAACAGGGCTACCTATCCGTTTTGTGGCTGGCAGCATGAAACAGAGCATCGATAATGTTAAGCGGGGGATTGCCGACGTGCACTTAGGCTATCCAGAAAGTGCGTCTATGCAAACAGGGCTTAATCGTGCACATACCATCTATCGGGTGACGAGTCGTTTATTCTCGTTTGAGAAACCACTGCAAAATGTAGACGAGCTCAAAGGCAAAGTTGTTGCGGTTTCACCAACGTCACCCTATCTATCTGAGCTAATTGACACACTTCCCGAGTCTGAAATTCGTTATTATCACTCTGTTGATAGCATGATTGAGGCATCACAGAGAGGGGAGATTAGCGCGTTTGTTGCTGCAGCAGCCTGGACTCAGCATTATTTGCTGTTAAATCATAACTGGGATCAATTTTATCAGTATATGGCTCTGGAATTTAAGACCGACTTGTACGTGCTAAATCGGGGTAGTCAGCAAGGGTTTGCAGACAGAATTTCTGCAGGTTTTACGCTGATCTCTCAGAGTGAATTGGCACAAATTGAGCGAAAGTGGATGTTGAACCCTGAAGATAGAATTTTTAAAAGTCAGCAGAGTTTGATTAACTTAACGCCTGTTCAGCAGCGAATAATTGATGAGATTGGTACCGTGAAAGTCGGTTACCTTCGCAACTGGCGCCCGATGGAGTATCAAAAGGCTGGTCAATACGCGGGGGTTAATAGTGAGATAGTTAATATCATAGCAAATGAACTGGGGCTAGATATTGAAACGCAAGTGTACGATGAATGGGGTAGCCTACTCGATGCTTTAATCCGTGGTGAGGTGGATATGGCTGGCAGTGTGGCTAAAACGCCTGAGCGTGAATTCCAATTGAGTTTCACCGATTCCTATTGGCCCTCTCCTTGGGGGGTTGTAACATCATTAAATAGCGTGAGTACTTACAGTTTAGATGAGCTTAGTGGTCAACGAATTGCCGTCATAGAAGGCTATCATATTGTGGGTGAGTTGATGCGAAAGTATCCAAACCTGAAATTGATATTAGTACCTGATAGTGATGCTGGTCTACGAGCAGTGAGTCAAGCTCAAGCAGATGTCTTTATCGATAAGGTTGTCAACCTAAACAGCGGTATTCGACGCGGGCAGTACGCTAATTTGAAAATGTCTATGTTAGTCGACTTCGCCGAGCAGCGCAGTCATTTTGGTATACACCATACTAAGGAAGCCCTGTTACCATTAATCAACGCTGTTTTGGCCAATATTGATTCTACACGACAGCAGCAGATCCATCAGAAGTGGGCGTCGCAGACAGTCGAGTTTGGTCGTGAGGAATATGAAAACAAGGTGAAGATCGGTATTCTAGTGCTTTCGATGTTAACTATAGTCGTCTTTATAGCACTATTAGCCAATAAGCGTTTACGTAAAGAGGTCGCTTTACGTATTGAAGCCGAAAATAAAATGGCACACTTTGCTAAACACGATAGCTTAACTCAATTACCGAACCGTGCGCTAATCGAAGACCGCCTCGAACAGGCTATCTTGCAGCATGCACGGGATACGGCGCAGTTTGCAGTGGTCTTCATAGACCTAGACAAATTTAAACAGGTTAATGATCGATATGGGCACCAAGTTGGTGATAAATTACTTGTGCATGTAAGCGAAGTACTGACTAATGGTATCCGTCGCTCTGATACGGTAGGGCGTCTTGGTGGCGATGAGTTTGTGATTATTTTAAATGATATCAAAGATCTTAAATCGGTTTATGACGTAACTGAAAATTTATTAGCCAGTCTATCTAAGCCTTTTTTGATTAGTGAACAAACAGTGTCAGTATCGGCCAGTATCGGTATTGCGGTTTATCCAAAAGATGGTGAGTGTATCGATGCACTATTAAAAACAGCGGATCAACAGATGTATCGTGTAAAAAATGCGGGTGGTAGGGCATATAGAAGTACCTAG
- the cmoA gene encoding carboxy-S-adenosyl-L-methionine synthase CmoA encodes MNSSQDNLFAKPYEHVSDFQFDDKVAGVFNDMIRRSVPGYGQIINTIGDLAQKYATPNSKIYDLGCSLGAATLSIRRRVEGRNCQIIAIDNSESMIERCNENLSAYVSETPVELVCGDIRDIKIENASLVVLNFTMQFLAPSDRESLLKNIYQGLVPGGLLVLSEKLYFKEDNIQTTLDDLHLDFKRANGYSELEISQKRSSLENVMKPDTLVEHENRIRAQGFSQFSVWFQCFNFASMVAIK; translated from the coding sequence ATGAACTCTTCACAAGACAATCTCTTTGCCAAGCCGTACGAACATGTCAGCGATTTTCAATTCGATGACAAAGTAGCAGGTGTATTTAACGATATGATCAGACGCTCTGTTCCTGGTTATGGTCAAATCATCAATACCATAGGTGATTTAGCACAAAAATATGCTACCCCTAACAGTAAAATTTATGATTTGGGTTGCTCATTAGGCGCCGCCACATTGAGTATTCGCCGCCGTGTCGAAGGCCGTAACTGCCAAATCATCGCTATAGATAACAGCGAGTCTATGATTGAGCGCTGTAATGAAAACTTATCGGCTTATGTTAGTGAAACGCCTGTAGAGCTAGTCTGTGGTGATATTCGCGATATCAAAATAGAGAATGCCTCTCTAGTCGTACTTAACTTTACGATGCAATTTCTCGCTCCTAGCGATCGTGAAAGTCTGCTTAAAAATATTTACCAAGGTCTTGTGCCTGGTGGTTTACTCGTACTGTCTGAAAAGCTCTACTTTAAAGAAGATAATATCCAGACAACATTGGATGATTTACACCTCGATTTCAAAAGAGCAAATGGTTACAGTGAGTTAGAGATCAGTCAAAAACGCAGTTCGTTAGAGAATGTAATGAAGCCTGATACGCTCGTCGAGCACGAAAATAGGATCAGAGCACAAGGGTTTAGCCAGTTCAGCGTTTGGTTCCAATGTTTTAATTTTGCATCAATGGTGGCAATTAAGTGA
- the cmoB gene encoding tRNA 5-methoxyuridine(34)/uridine 5-oxyacetic acid(34) synthase CmoB translates to MISFSSFYKQISDSSLQHWLETLPSILGQWQRDHKHGSLPKWEKVLNKLHYPDADIIDFKTSVKIGSGEQLSDGEREKLENLLGIFKPWRKGPYSLHGVEIDTEWRSDWKWERVVPHISPLANRTVLDVGCGSGYHMWRMLGEGAKHVVGIDPSPLFMCQFEAVKRLAGNEHPVHFLPLGIEELPPLDAFDTVFSMGVLYHRRSPIDHIYQLRDQLRTGGELVLETLVIDGDENTVLVPKDRYGKMNNVWFLPSVDALMLWLKKCDFTDIRCVDVDVTSLAEQRSTQWMPNESLVDYLDPNDVSLTVEGYPAPKRATIIATKNQPNKDLI, encoded by the coding sequence GTGATTAGCTTTAGCTCGTTTTACAAACAAATTTCAGACTCCAGCCTACAACACTGGTTAGAGACGCTTCCATCCATTCTTGGTCAGTGGCAACGTGATCACAAACATGGCTCCCTACCAAAGTGGGAGAAAGTGCTCAATAAACTGCATTACCCTGACGCCGACATCATAGATTTCAAAACCAGTGTAAAAATTGGTTCTGGTGAACAATTAAGTGATGGCGAAAGAGAGAAGCTTGAGAATCTTTTAGGGATTTTTAAACCTTGGCGTAAAGGCCCCTACTCACTACACGGCGTAGAAATTGATACCGAATGGCGATCAGACTGGAAGTGGGAGCGTGTCGTGCCACATATCTCCCCCCTAGCCAATCGCACCGTGTTAGATGTTGGTTGTGGTAGTGGTTATCATATGTGGCGTATGTTAGGCGAAGGTGCTAAGCACGTAGTCGGTATCGATCCATCACCTCTGTTTATGTGCCAGTTCGAAGCCGTTAAACGTTTAGCCGGTAATGAACATCCCGTTCATTTCCTACCGCTTGGCATCGAAGAGTTACCACCGCTAGATGCCTTCGACACCGTTTTTTCGATGGGGGTTTTATATCACCGCCGCTCGCCTATTGATCACATTTATCAGTTAAGAGATCAGCTCCGCACTGGTGGTGAACTAGTACTAGAAACACTGGTGATTGATGGCGATGAAAATACCGTACTCGTGCCAAAAGACAGATATGGCAAGATGAATAACGTGTGGTTTTTGCCCTCTGTTGATGCGCTGATGCTTTGGCTAAAGAAGTGTGATTTCACCGACATACGTTGTGTCGATGTTGATGTGACCTCACTTGCAGAGCAAAGAAGCACTCAATGGATGCCAAATGAGTCATTAGTAGACTATTTAGACCCTAATGATGTTAGCCTTACGGTTGAAGGTTATCCAGCGCCTAAAAGGGCGACAATCATTGCCACCAAGAATCAACCTAATAAAGATTTGATCTAG
- a CDS encoding ATP-dependent zinc protease family protein, with translation MFKQIICIAAISALISGCATTKENNAPIPVDAAALEASLTKQETNILGAIDSCNQAQSVGFASLTMQIEELNTKVEQLNVKEKAAVVPVIAPVQCPPSPIGDKFMLGAIENVYVDEVKASFDTRIDTGAESSSLDARNIILFERDGSQWVRFDVFTQGDKQPAKTFESKVERFVRIKQDSDEKSDRRPVIHAHLEIGQYKAETELNLSDRSHLEYPLLLGRKFMQDIAVVDVGQNYIHGKKQDAQPSKTKK, from the coding sequence ATGTTCAAGCAGATAATTTGTATCGCCGCGATTTCAGCCCTGATATCGGGTTGCGCAACGACGAAAGAAAACAACGCACCGATCCCTGTTGATGCCGCTGCGTTAGAAGCCAGCCTAACTAAACAAGAAACGAATATTCTTGGTGCAATCGATAGCTGCAATCAAGCACAGTCAGTCGGCTTTGCCTCTCTAACCATGCAAATTGAAGAACTCAATACCAAAGTTGAGCAACTTAACGTCAAGGAAAAAGCGGCAGTCGTTCCCGTTATCGCGCCAGTACAATGCCCTCCTTCACCTATTGGTGACAAGTTTATGCTAGGCGCTATCGAAAACGTTTATGTCGATGAGGTTAAAGCAAGTTTTGATACTCGAATTGACACCGGCGCCGAATCTTCATCGCTCGATGCACGTAATATCATTCTATTTGAAAGAGATGGCAGTCAATGGGTTCGATTTGACGTATTTACTCAAGGTGATAAGCAGCCAGCTAAGACATTTGAGTCAAAAGTTGAACGTTTTGTAAGGATCAAGCAAGACTCTGATGAGAAAAGTGATCGCAGACCCGTTATCCATGCACACCTAGAGATAGGTCAATATAAGGCCGAGACAGAGCTAAACTTAAGCGATCGCAGTCATTTGGAGTATCCATTGTTACTTGGACGCAAGTTTATGCAAGACATCGCTGTTGTCGATGTTGGACAAAATTATATCCATGGAAAAAAACAAGACGCTCAGCCGTCTAAGACAAAAAAATAG
- a CDS encoding UUP1 family membrane protein — protein MHSKKPFYILVALLFISGIAASVYRGIEHSVPFLPGKQVQSWAVDAKVSFQGTGEPAEVSFSLPEDPAYEILVENATSPGYGLTITNNAIDRRAIWSVRSASGKQDLYYKVTLIPTGQNKLLADGVPAVPTTYSWPATEEAAAQQVIEEVWSRSATSLSFAQQLNKVLNANERSQNIELLLTSNTPTKLFIRMLHSKGLPAKEVSGLYLEDQRRRQQLSNFVEVYHDGQWYLFNAEDGSQGRPDNLLLWDRSGTSVLDVIGGVNSQVNFSMLQDTRSALATAIDVMKNDNALDFSLYQLPLEEQSLFKGILLIPIGVLMVVFLRVIIGIKTSGTFMPVLIALAFIQTTLLTGLIGFLLIVAFGLMIRSYLSELNLLLISRISAVIIVVIGIIGLFTLLSYKFGLSEGLTITFFPMIILAWTIERMSILWEEEGPKEVIVQGGGSLFVATLAYLAMSATWVQHWVFNFLGIHLVILALVLLMGQYTGYRLLELKRFKPLAGEK, from the coding sequence ATGCATTCTAAAAAACCCTTTTATATTTTAGTGGCGTTACTATTTATTAGCGGAATTGCCGCCAGTGTCTACCGTGGAATTGAGCACAGCGTACCTTTCCTTCCAGGTAAACAAGTACAGAGCTGGGCAGTCGATGCCAAAGTCAGCTTTCAAGGAACTGGTGAGCCTGCTGAAGTCTCTTTCTCTTTGCCTGAAGATCCTGCCTATGAAATTCTGGTTGAAAATGCCACGTCACCGGGTTATGGCTTAACCATCACCAATAATGCTATCGACCGCCGTGCAATTTGGTCAGTCCGTAGCGCATCGGGCAAGCAAGATCTTTATTATAAAGTAACCCTAATCCCAACGGGTCAAAATAAGCTTCTAGCCGATGGAGTGCCAGCGGTTCCTACCACATATAGTTGGCCTGCGACCGAAGAAGCAGCTGCGCAGCAGGTGATTGAAGAAGTTTGGTCACGCAGTGCCACTAGCCTTTCTTTCGCCCAGCAGCTAAACAAAGTATTAAATGCCAACGAGCGTAGCCAGAATATCGAGCTACTACTTACAAGTAATACACCGACTAAATTATTTATCAGAATGCTTCACAGCAAAGGGCTCCCAGCTAAAGAAGTCAGTGGCCTTTATCTCGAAGATCAACGTCGTAGACAGCAATTATCTAATTTTGTAGAAGTTTACCATGATGGCCAATGGTACTTATTCAATGCTGAAGATGGCAGTCAAGGTCGCCCTGACAATCTACTGTTATGGGATCGCAGTGGCACATCTGTACTCGATGTTATAGGTGGAGTTAACTCACAAGTTAACTTCTCTATGCTACAAGATACGCGCTCGGCACTGGCTACCGCAATTGATGTCATGAAAAATGACAACGCCTTAGACTTCTCTCTTTATCAATTACCACTTGAAGAGCAGAGCCTATTTAAAGGGATCTTACTTATCCCTATCGGCGTATTAATGGTGGTTTTTCTTCGGGTAATTATCGGTATCAAAACCTCTGGTACCTTTATGCCAGTATTGATTGCATTGGCATTCATTCAAACCACCCTTTTAACGGGTTTGATTGGTTTCTTGCTCATCGTCGCCTTTGGTTTAATGATCCGTTCCTACTTATCAGAACTAAACCTATTGCTCATATCGAGGATCTCTGCCGTCATCATTGTGGTGATAGGCATCATAGGTCTCTTTACACTGCTCTCTTATAAGTTTGGCTTAAGCGAAGGCTTAACCATTACCTTCTTCCCAATGATTATTTTGGCGTGGACCATTGAAAGAATGTCTATTCTATGGGAAGAGGAAGGTCCAAAAGAAGTTATCGTACAAGGTGGTGGCAGTCTATTTGTGGCAACACTTGCCTACCTAGCAATGAGCGCAACTTGGGTCCAGCATTGGGTATTTAACTTCTTAGGCATTCATTTGGTGATCTTGGCGCTAGTGCTATTAATGGGCCAATACACTGGATATCGCTTGCTTGAGCTTAAACGCTTTAAGCCTCTAGCTGGAGAAAAATAA
- a CDS encoding alpha-L-glutamate ligase-like protein, which yields MFLASPSALKRNGVLCMNKRNIDYIGRYNPRKYYKRVDDKLTTKQLALANNIAVPDLIGTVCEQHEIADIPAMVHDKDGFVIKPSKGSGGKGILVVTKVEHGRYYKPNGQEVTPSEVYRHVSNVLSGLFSLGGKPDVAIVEGLIQFDPVFDGYSYEGVPDIRLIIFKGFPIMGMLRLSTAASDGKANLHQGAVGVGIDIATGKGLHAVQFDQPVDFHPDTQKKLISIAVPQWDTLLHTASMAYEMSELGYLGTDMVLDKNKGPLLLELNARPGLAIQIANGRGILPNLRHVEKMGNHNMTVEERVAYAKIHFSANS from the coding sequence ATGTTTCTAGCGAGCCCTTCTGCCTTAAAACGCAACGGCGTGCTTTGTATGAACAAGCGTAATATCGACTATATAGGTCGTTATAATCCGCGTAAATACTATAAGCGAGTGGATGATAAGCTAACCACTAAGCAATTAGCCCTTGCTAATAATATCGCCGTACCCGATTTAATCGGTACGGTGTGTGAGCAGCATGAGATTGCCGATATACCCGCTATGGTTCACGATAAAGACGGCTTTGTGATTAAGCCATCTAAGGGCTCTGGCGGAAAAGGAATTTTGGTTGTCACTAAAGTCGAGCATGGTCGTTACTACAAGCCCAATGGGCAAGAAGTTACGCCATCAGAAGTCTACCGCCACGTATCAAACGTTCTCAGTGGGCTATTTTCTCTTGGCGGAAAGCCAGATGTGGCCATTGTCGAAGGCTTGATTCAATTTGATCCTGTATTTGATGGCTACTCTTATGAAGGTGTACCAGATATACGTCTGATCATCTTTAAAGGTTTCCCCATCATGGGAATGTTACGGTTATCGACTGCGGCGTCTGACGGTAAGGCCAACCTACACCAAGGCGCGGTTGGCGTCGGTATAGACATCGCAACGGGTAAAGGTTTACATGCAGTTCAATTCGATCAGCCTGTTGACTTTCACCCTGATACGCAGAAGAAACTGATCTCGATCGCAGTTCCGCAGTGGGATACGCTACTGCATACAGCATCGATGGCTTATGAAATGTCAGAGCTGGGTTATCTAGGTACCGATATGGTGCTAGATAAGAATAAAGGCCCACTTCTACTTGAGCTAAATGCACGTCCTGGTCTAGCCATACAGATAGCCAACGGTCGTGGTATATTGCCCAATCTTCGTCATGTTGAAAAAATGGGCAACCACAACATGACTGTAGAAGAACGTGTGGCGTATGCAAAAATACACTTCAGTGCCAACAGTTAA
- a CDS encoding M3 family metallopeptidase — protein MQKYTSVPTVKQFTWLLSPLLFFVCWFNTAALAAVSPIPLLVEQCMAYRFPDKPFNHASDSRTLAVKLERDLIGFFNINDRIKYYRQFSLTYADRERLLQCQLYLADELALFFKSTQFQSIRFKLAESDNPDVQALAMRINRIANNTEAPKYKAQLHTAQAAFKQGVSSQSLSLNFANNSCKLPQNKDATKGADFNGSLASYLIKQPDQQCRKEVWQAYQARASIKNKSSLDLIKDLRQQQAKHYGFNDFASEQLDQQWLSNPSLVAEFLRVQTQQIGIAPWDLGFVLSKARSTSVEPVLAEQWLIQIAAKLEAFGIAVTPINERVYRAYLDGRLMGEIYLSHAKTIGVKRIRQLVVGQQFGQVELLLKPELDSYQQQSAVIESMAKIITQFASGQPFYLNNTIGETQDTAQIDTLWLQQYLQNQLMPKLAADSREAIVLKYAKQLQVFRAKVALNTYLAPGSLLKFDLHHAFTQAFSANWDNIKDAPYTFSAIVYEGPLYYQKIWQQALANVIYQSTKDCQNQKLVFDYLVVNESSNSIANILQLLFDGPLTNDSFIKRTQHALNHQDQHPRRCSLLRK, from the coding sequence ATGCAAAAATACACTTCAGTGCCAACAGTTAAACAATTTACTTGGCTATTAAGCCCATTGTTGTTTTTTGTTTGTTGGTTTAACACGGCAGCTCTGGCTGCCGTGTCTCCAATTCCGCTCCTTGTCGAACAATGTATGGCTTATCGTTTTCCCGATAAGCCATTTAATCATGCAAGCGACAGCCGTACTCTTGCCGTTAAACTCGAACGTGATTTAATTGGTTTTTTTAATATCAATGACAGAATTAAGTACTATCGACAATTTTCACTCACCTACGCAGACCGAGAGCGCCTGCTACAATGCCAGCTATATTTAGCCGATGAGTTAGCCCTATTTTTTAAGTCTACTCAGTTTCAGTCAATACGATTTAAACTCGCTGAAAGTGACAACCCTGACGTGCAAGCACTGGCTATGCGCATTAACCGAATTGCTAACAACACCGAAGCTCCCAAATACAAAGCGCAATTACATACCGCCCAAGCGGCATTTAAACAAGGTGTAAGCAGCCAATCACTTAGCCTTAATTTCGCCAACAATAGCTGTAAGCTCCCCCAAAACAAAGATGCTACAAAGGGAGCCGACTTTAATGGCTCATTAGCCAGTTATCTTATCAAGCAGCCTGATCAACAATGCCGCAAAGAAGTGTGGCAAGCCTATCAGGCTCGGGCATCGATTAAGAATAAAAGCTCGTTAGATTTAATTAAGGACTTACGCCAGCAACAGGCGAAACATTACGGCTTTAACGATTTTGCCAGCGAGCAACTCGACCAGCAATGGCTATCTAACCCTAGCCTGGTTGCAGAATTCTTGCGTGTGCAAACTCAACAAATCGGTATCGCGCCCTGGGATCTCGGCTTCGTCCTATCCAAAGCGAGATCAACCTCGGTTGAGCCTGTTTTAGCTGAACAATGGTTAATACAGATAGCGGCCAAACTTGAAGCTTTTGGTATTGCCGTGACCCCAATTAACGAAAGGGTGTATCGTGCATACTTAGACGGGCGTTTAATGGGTGAAATCTATCTCAGCCATGCCAAGACAATCGGTGTAAAGCGGATCCGCCAGTTGGTTGTTGGTCAACAATTTGGCCAAGTCGAGCTATTGCTTAAACCTGAGTTAGATAGTTACCAACAACAAAGTGCTGTAATCGAGTCTATGGCGAAAATTATTACTCAATTTGCCTCTGGGCAGCCATTTTATTTAAATAATACAATAGGAGAAACTCAAGATACCGCACAGATCGACACACTTTGGTTGCAGCAATACCTTCAAAACCAGCTTATGCCAAAGTTAGCAGCCGACAGCAGAGAAGCCATTGTTCTGAAATATGCCAAACAACTGCAAGTGTTCAGAGCAAAGGTCGCCCTTAATACCTATTTAGCGCCCGGTAGCTTATTAAAATTCGATTTGCATCATGCCTTTACTCAGGCATTTTCGGCCAACTGGGACAATATCAAGGATGCACCATACACCTTCAGTGCCATCGTCTATGAAGGGCCGCTCTACTATCAAAAGATATGGCAACAAGCACTTGCAAACGTTATTTACCAATCGACAAAAGACTGTCAGAATCAAAAACTTGTTTTCGATTATTTAGTCGTTAATGAATCATCTAATAGCATCGCCAATATACTGCAACTGTTGTTCGATGGACCATTAACCAATGACTCATTCATCAAAAGGACTCAACATGCCCTCAATCATCAAGATCAGCACCCTCGCCGCTGCTCTCTTTTGCGCAAATAG
- a CDS encoding DUF3541 domain-containing protein: protein MPSIIKISTLAAALFCANSFAADLAVTESTKSQVYQGIKNNLEEHLFELPPRVQGHYGIRQYRMTGDAKYANAALVDLYAVTEAQAFYACNLDKENFIIEQAEQAISVLGKGPRAKARKKALQPFPEFIFYTDVLLRYSSRIDEFGFTGPCHGKLTAVLKKADLKTGLTDKAMIETWAAQLVNYVYWAKQIGVGDYLADYKQAFIEVYPDNKDDKLNKKQYRNKLYGMTHFIFAASEYYQHNVDAKEFAWILDHFEHNIDRILEDATDDIIAEVGISFLLAGKTDHPVVKKTQQHIINAFDTKEQIIPSPRGNPDLVIGEHRNVLAMMLLDWPEKLHKGPYLSELKATKKYLPKQVTPIKRQAK from the coding sequence ATGCCCTCAATCATCAAGATCAGCACCCTCGCCGCTGCTCTCTTTTGCGCAAATAGCTTTGCCGCAGACCTTGCTGTCACAGAGTCAACCAAGAGTCAGGTTTATCAAGGGATCAAAAACAATCTCGAAGAACACCTATTTGAACTGCCACCTCGCGTACAAGGTCATTATGGCATTCGCCAATACCGTATGACTGGCGATGCTAAGTACGCTAATGCCGCACTCGTTGACCTTTATGCCGTTACCGAGGCACAAGCCTTCTACGCCTGTAATCTAGATAAGGAAAACTTCATCATTGAGCAAGCCGAACAAGCCATATCGGTATTAGGTAAAGGACCTCGCGCTAAGGCTCGCAAGAAAGCACTTCAGCCCTTCCCTGAATTCATCTTCTATACCGATGTATTATTGCGTTACTCAAGTCGTATCGATGAATTTGGATTTACAGGCCCCTGTCATGGCAAGCTTACCGCCGTTTTGAAAAAAGCCGATCTAAAAACCGGTTTAACTGATAAAGCTATGATTGAAACTTGGGCCGCACAGCTAGTGAACTATGTTTACTGGGCTAAACAGATTGGCGTAGGTGACTATCTTGCGGATTATAAGCAAGCCTTTATTGAGGTCTATCCAGATAACAAAGACGATAAACTCAATAAGAAACAATATCGTAATAAGCTATACGGCATGACCCACTTTATCTTTGCCGCTAGCGAATATTATCAGCATAATGTCGACGCCAAAGAGTTCGCTTGGATCCTCGACCATTTTGAGCACAATATTGATCGCATCTTAGAAGATGCCACCGACGATATTATTGCCGAAGTGGGGATCAGCTTCTTACTTGCAGGCAAAACTGATCACCCAGTGGTGAAGAAAACCCAGCAGCATATTATTAACGCCTTCGACACTAAGGAGCAGATAATCCCTTCACCGCGAGGAAACCCCGATCTGGTTATTGGTGAACACCGAAATGTATTAGCCATGATGTTATTGGATTGGCCGGAAAAGTTGCACAAGGGTCCTTATCTGTCAGAGTTAAAGGCGACCAAAAAATATCTTCCGAAACAGGTAACACCGATAAAAAGACAAGCTAAATAA